The genomic segment gggacccaggggtcggggtgacccccccctccccccacccaaaggggtcccaggggtcggggtgacccccctccccccacccaaaggggtcccaggggtcggggtgacccccctcccccacccaaagGGGACCCGGGGTCGGGgtgaccccccctccccccccaaaggggTCCCGGGGTCGGGgtgacccccctccccccacccaaagGGGACCCGGGGTCGGGgtgaccccccctccccccacccaaaggggacccaggggtcGGGGTgacgcccctcccccccccaaaggggacccGGGGGTCGGGgtgaccccccctcccccacccaaagGGGACCCGGGGGTCGGGgtgacccccctcccccacccaaaggggacccaggggtcggggtgaccccccctcccccccccccaaaggggtcccgggggtcggggtgacccccctcccccccccaaaggggacccaggggtcggggtgaccccccctcccccccccaaaggggacccGGGgtgacccccctcccccacccaaaggggacccaggggtcggggtgacccccctcccccacccaaaggggtcccgggggtcggggtgacccccctcccccccccaaaggggacccaggggtcggggtgaccccccctcccccccccaaaggggacccGGGgtgacccccctccccccccaaaggggtcccgggggtcggggtgacccccctccccccacaaaGGGGTCCCGGGGTGACGCCCCCCAAGTGACTCCTCGCCCCCCCCACGTGGTTGAATCCAGAGCACTTTATtgcaggccccgccccctccgtGGCCCAGCCTTCTGATTggtggagggagctgggggttcAGCTCCCATTGGTcactgctggggggggggagcggtCAGGGCTgtctgtggggcagccgtggggctgcCCATTGGTCAGTTCTGTCTGTGAGTCTGTCCATGGGTCTGTCCGTGGGTCCGTCCGTGGGTCTCAGGGCTCGCCATGGGTCTGTCTGTGGGTCAGGTCTGTCCGTGGGCCTGTCTGTGGGTCTCAGGGCTTGCTGTGGGTCAGGTCTGTCCACGGGTCAGGTCTGTCCGTGGGTCTGTCTGTGGGTCTCAGGGATTGCTGTGGGTCTGTCTGTGGGTCAGGTCTGTCCATGGGTCCGTCCGTGGGTCTCAGGGCTTGCTGTGGGTCTGTCTGTGGGTCAGGTCTGTCCATGGGTCTCAGGGCTTGCTGTGGGACTGTTTGTGGGTCAGGTCTGTCCATGGGTCCGTCCGTGGGTCTCAGGGCTTGCTGTGGGTCTGTCCATGGGTCTGTCCGTGGGTCTGTCCATGGGTCTGTCCGCGGGTCTCAGGGCTTGCTGTGGGTCTGTCTGTGGGTCAGGTCTGTCCGTGGATCTCAGGGCTTGCTGTGGGTCAGGTCTGTGGGTCAGGTCTGTCTGTGGGTCTCAGGGCTTGCTGTGGGTCTGTCTGTGGGTCAGGTCTGTCCATGGGTCTGTCTGTGGGTCTCAGGGCTCGCCGTGGGTCTGTCCGTGGGTCCGTCCGCGGGTCTCAGGGCTTGCTGTGGGTCTGTCTGTGGGTCAGGTCTGTCCATGGGTCTGTCTGTGGGTCTCAGGGCTTGCTGTGGGTCTGTCTGTGGGTCAGGTCTGTCCGTGGGTCCGTCCGCGGGTCTCAGGGCTCGCCGTGGGGCCAGCGCAGGCACCACTCGCAGGCGTTACGGAACATGCGGAGCCAGGGGgcctccccgccccccgccgtgGGGCGCCCCCAAAGCGGGGGCCACCAGGGCCACTGCCAGGGCCGCACCCCCCGCTCGGGGTGGGGCATGACGGCCAGGTGGCGGCCGCAGGGGGAGCACAGGGCGGCCACCGCCCCCCCCGAGCCGTTGGGGTTCAGGGGGTACTCGGTTGTGGGGCGCCCCATATCATCCACGTAGCGCAGGGGGACCAGGCCCCcccccagcgccgccgccagccccccgGCGTCCCGGAACTGGAACCGgcctggaggggtggggggggggggggcatagGGAGGGTGTCACCCCAAAGGGTCCCCCAGCGCCCCTCAcatccccccagtgcccccccccccccccagtgctcccagtgccccccacgGTGCGCCCCTCCCCCCAGACTGCCGGgaccccccagtgccccccagcacccccccccgcgcctcccctgtgcccccagcaccccccacgCCCCTgcgccccacagcaccccccagcgccccatggcacccgctgcccccccccagcgccccccagcaccccccagcgccccatggcacccaccgccccccccagcgccccccagcgccccccaccccccccccccagcagcaaCTCTCAgcaccccccgcccgccccgcgcccccagtgcccccagcacccccagcgcccccagtgcccccagcgcccccagtgCCCTCAGCACCCTCcgtgcccccagcacccccagtgcccccagcacccccagtgcccccagcaccctccgtgcccccagcacccccagcacccccagcgcccccagtgcccccagcaccctccgtgcccccccagcgcccccagcacccccagcacccccagcgcccccagcgcccccagcacccccagcgcccccagtgcccccagcacccccagcgcccccagcacccccagcacccctcgcacccccagagcccccagcaccctctgtgcccccagcgcccccagcgcccccagtgcccccagcaccctccgtgcccccagcacccccagagcccccagagcccccagcacccccagcacccctcgcacccccagagcccccagcaccctctgtgcccccagc from the Phalacrocorax carbo unplaced genomic scaffold, bPhaCar2.1 SCAFFOLD_54, whole genome shotgun sequence genome contains:
- the LOC135311154 gene encoding phosphoribosylformylglycinamidine synthase-like, coding for MGGSLGSLGSLGAALTLRGAAEGAPPAVALTPNASGRFESRFAAVRVEPGPALMLRGMAGACLGVWVAHGEGRFQFRDAGGLAAALGGGLVPLRYVDDMGRPTTEYPLNPNGSGGAVAALCSPCGRHLAVMPHPERGVRPWQWPWWPPLWGRPTAGGGEAPWLRMFRNACEWCLRWPHGEP